One Candidatus Delongbacteria bacterium DNA segment encodes these proteins:
- a CDS encoding VOC family protein, whose amino-acid sequence MDYKPQDYNSLSPYLVVADAQALIDFVQGVLDGVELARHTAPDGRIQHAALRIDDSVLMLGEAQPEWPPLPAHLHVYVPDVDETYRRALAAGAQSLQEPVAAGDGDKRGGVLDANGISWWFGTQVP is encoded by the coding sequence ATGGACTACAAACCGCAGGACTACAACAGCCTGTCACCCTATCTGGTGGTGGCGGACGCCCAGGCACTGATCGACTTTGTGCAGGGCGTGCTGGACGGGGTGGAGCTCGCCCGCCACACGGCCCCGGACGGCCGCATCCAGCATGCGGCTCTGCGCATCGACGACAGCGTGCTGATGCTGGGGGAGGCGCAGCCGGAGTGGCCGCCGCTCCCCGCCCACCTGCATGTCTACGTCCCGGACGTGGACGAGACCTATCGGCGGGCACTGGCTGCGGGAGCCCAATCGCTGCAGGAGCCGGTGGCGGCCGGCGACGGGGACAAGCGTGGCGGCGTGCTGGATGCCAACGGCATCTCCTGGTGGTTCGGGACCCAGGTACCGTGA
- the lexA gene encoding transcriptional repressor LexA: MSPRGANDNLTSRQEEVLDYLRQALEKGGAPPSYRELGERFGIKSTNGVKVLLDALERKGYLQRVAGRARALELTTSALTDRRDLELSVRSVPLLGRVAAGEPILAVEHVEDMLQVDAQLLRGEENFALEVRGDSMVEAGILDGDLVFAQVQDSARAGDMVVALIGEEATVKFYFPEQERVRLQPANPRYEPIFVEPASPEFRIAGKVVGLMRRYR, translated from the coding sequence ATGAGCCCGCGTGGCGCCAACGACAACCTCACCAGTCGGCAGGAAGAGGTGCTGGACTATCTGCGCCAGGCCCTGGAGAAGGGTGGCGCGCCGCCCAGCTACCGCGAACTGGGCGAGCGCTTCGGCATCAAATCCACCAACGGGGTCAAGGTCCTGCTGGACGCCCTGGAGCGGAAGGGCTACCTGCAGCGCGTGGCCGGCCGGGCCCGGGCCCTGGAGCTGACCACCTCGGCGCTCACTGACCGCCGGGACCTGGAACTCAGCGTGCGCAGCGTGCCGCTGCTGGGGCGCGTGGCGGCCGGCGAGCCCATCCTGGCGGTGGAGCACGTGGAGGACATGCTGCAGGTGGACGCCCAGCTGCTGCGCGGCGAAGAGAATTTCGCCCTGGAGGTGCGCGGGGACAGCATGGTGGAGGCGGGCATCCTGGACGGGGATCTGGTCTTCGCCCAGGTGCAGGACTCGGCCCGGGCCGGCGACATGGTGGTGGCCCTCATCGGGGAGGAGGCCACCGTCAAGTTCTACTTCCCGGAACAGGAGCGCGTCCGACTGCAGCCGGCCAACCCCCGCTACGAGCCCATTTTCGTGGAGCCCGCCAGCCCGGAGTTCCGCATCGCAGGCAAGGTGGTCGGGTTGATGCGCCGCTATCGGTAG
- a CDS encoding ferredoxin--NADP reductase has protein sequence MAVELNATLAQHIEVSPGLAILRVVPDGWEPAEFQPGQFGVLALPGSAIRCVTSEPDEEPVEPERLIKRAYSIASSSVMREFLEFYVVLVPSGALTPRLFALNRGDRLWLSPKFSGMFTLAEVPADQHIVLVSTGTGLAPYMSMLRSTLVCGGTRRMAVLHGARHSWDLGYRSELMTLKRMCSNFTYLPIVSRPGDESSRWAGESGYVQDLWTRGTLAESWGFEPTPADTHVFLCGNPAMVETLLLTLTAEGFTRHTKQQPGQIHVETYW, from the coding sequence ATGGCCGTCGAATTGAACGCCACCCTGGCCCAGCACATCGAAGTCTCGCCCGGCCTGGCCATCCTGCGCGTGGTGCCCGACGGCTGGGAGCCGGCGGAGTTCCAGCCCGGCCAGTTCGGCGTGCTGGCCTTGCCGGGCAGCGCCATCCGCTGTGTCACCAGCGAGCCCGACGAGGAGCCCGTCGAGCCGGAGCGCCTGATCAAGCGCGCCTACTCCATCGCCTCCTCTTCCGTGATGCGCGAGTTCCTCGAATTCTACGTGGTGCTGGTGCCCTCCGGGGCGCTGACGCCGCGGCTCTTCGCCCTGAACCGCGGCGACCGCCTCTGGCTCTCGCCCAAGTTCAGCGGCATGTTCACCCTGGCGGAAGTCCCCGCGGACCAGCACATCGTGCTCGTCTCCACGGGCACGGGACTGGCGCCCTACATGAGCATGCTGCGCTCCACGCTGGTCTGCGGCGGCACGCGCCGGATGGCCGTGCTGCATGGCGCGCGCCACTCCTGGGACCTGGGCTACCGCAGCGAGTTGATGACCCTGAAGCGCATGTGCTCCAACTTCACCTACCTGCCCATCGTCAGCCGGCCGGGGGACGAGAGCAGCCGCTGGGCCGGCGAGTCCGGCTACGTCCAGGACCTCTGGACCCGGGGCACGCTGGCCGAGAGCTGGGGCTTCGAGCCGACGCCGGCGGACACGCACGTCTTCCTCTGCGGCAATCCCGCCATGGTGGAGACCCTCCTGCTCACCCTGACGGCGGAGGGCTTCACGCGGCACACCAAGCAGCAGCCCGGCCAGATCCACGTGGAGACCTATTGGTAG